The stretch of DNA TCCAAAAACTTGAAAATCatataatttaaaattttgcacATATCGACTTTCAAGTAGCATTCTAAAATCTTTATAATTGGTAGTGAAAATAATTTCAACTATATTTTCAAAGCTTTACAGATATCCAGATTTTAAAATTGCATTCCAAAAATTAAACAAATAAACATTTTTAGAAACAAGTCCGGAATTTTGCACTCAAAATTTAGGGAGTTCTTACTAGCATATTTCAAACATGGTATTTCAAAGATACACACTTTGTAATTTAAAACTTTGCACACCAAATTTATAAACTTTCTACTAGCATATTATAAACTTTGTACACCTAGCTCCGAATTCCAAACTTTGCAAACTTTGTGCGACcacatttcaaatttttactCCTAGATCCAAAATTTTAAGTCAGGCATTAATATCTATTAATTTTATACCAACAGATTACTCCTAGACACAAAACTTTGTTCTCCAAAACCAGAAAAATTTTAACTAAAAACTTTGCATTCTGAAACTGAGAACTTTGTACTAGCCTATTATAAATATTTTAATCTCATATCTATAACTTTGAATACACATATAGAAGCTCTCATACTGCAGACTAGCAGGAAATGAAATGTGTGCCCAGCGTCGTTGGTGGGTGTTGGAGAAAATGAAACGGATAatggaaaagaaagaagagaaacaAGCTTATCTATTAGTTGACGCGTGTCTGTTCGCTGTTAGCTGCTAGCAGCGCGCGCAATAAGAAAACTGCCGTCGCACCAAACCACGTCGAGCACGCAAGTCCTGGTCGTTTGTTTTGGCccgtgtttagatgcaaaaatcaaaattccaaaaaaaaaattccggcacctgcatggagacttaaatctagacgaaataaaaaacatattgcgactgctgcctgtaaatctcgagaagaatctaatgaacataattaggctgtaatcagaTGCTAAAtcgctacagtaatgctacagtaaataacttctaatgacggattaattagactcattagattcgtctcgcgatttacagacgagttctataattatttttgtaattagtctatatttagtacttcaaatatagaaagatgtcTTTTGAAAAAGCCACCAAACGGGGCCGATCGAGCAATGAGGCCACTCGATCCGAGAGCTCCGGGATCATCGCAACGGCTGGGTCCCTCAGGCCGCGGAGAATCTCTTTCTCGAAACTCCCCAACTCGGAGTCGGCCTGGTTAACGAGCGGCGCGGTCTGCCGGGCGGAGGCGTACGGGTCGAGGCTGGCGCTGTGGCCGCACAGGAggagggcggtggcgccggGCTGAGGGCCATTGGAGCTGGAGCTCCGCATCGATGCCCAGTGCGACGCCGGCCGAGGAACATCGGTCGGCAACTTCGGAGGGGCGAAGGGCGAAGGGTTCACGTGCAAAACTGGGGAGCCAAACCAACTCAGGGTTCCTGCTCTGGAGCACGTGGTCACGACATTCACCAATGTCCAGGTGTAAGAACGCTTCTCTCCATCTTCCCGCCCATCGCGACAGAATGATCGCCATGTCCCCCCCTGCGGCATTCCGTCGAACAGCTTCGCCGCGACGTCTGAGAGGCCCAGCGAGCCTCGCGTGCGGCCCACGGCCTGGATGATCAGCCGGGACGatgcccgcgccggcgccggcatcgGCCGCGCCGCCTGACATGTTGGGGAGGGCCGGAGACTGCGGGGAGACGGACGCGTCGCGTCGGAGAGGTGGCTGCTTGTGCCGGTCGGTTGCCGAGCTGCGGGCGCGCGGGGGTGGAGGCAGCGGGCGGGGAGACAAGGATCAGTCACAGACCGGTGGGGCCCTTCGGTGGAAAACGGACTGTAACAAACCCATACGGCTCCCTGGCGACAGCGTGTCGCCCGTGCACCGCCTTTCTCCGGCACCAGCAACTCCAGGTGTCTGGTTGGACAGGCCAAGATGCCTGGCGCGTGAAAGGCGGTTTTCTACCGCGCCTGAATTCTGCCCTGTGCCCTGCCCTGACAAAGCCAATATGCTCATACAAAATTGACCTGATAATGAATCGAGTTGCAAGGAATTAAATGCCACTAGAAGCTTGGCGCACAAAAAGAGGACTTCCAGAAAACCTTGACATGCCGTTTCAAATTTCATCACGGGATCAACAATCAACCAAGCCCTGCAGAGCTGGACAACCCAAAGTTGCAGCATCACCTACGGACCTACCTACTTACCAATCGGCACAAGCTCACCACATGACACGCGGTGCCTCTTTGCAGTTGCTTGCGGCACGGCCTGCGGCATATCCTATCTAGTACTGTATCTACTTACAGTCGCAAGCACGTATACACATAGATGTGCTGCTGTGAACAGAAGAGTTCGTCTACTTCCTATTGGATGGAGAGCGGCTGCTAGTTGTGGAACAGCCTGTCGATGACCCACATCAACACCCTCGTCGCATGCTCCTcctgccgcaccgccgccggcagcgcATCGATCCGCTTCGCCAGATCCCCCGCGAGCAACGGGGAGTACTGCCGCCGATCACACACACAGCAGTCAATCAGCTACTAAACAAGcgacgagggaggagggggggggggggtgcgcaAGATCAAGGCAACTCACGCGCTTGCCCTTGTCGAGCAGCTTCGCGAGGACGAAGGGGGCGTGCGGGTCTCGCACCAGCGCCTCCAGCTCGCCGGGGCGCAGGAGCAGGAACGCGGAGAGCACGAGCCGCATCGCCTCGTCGGACTCCGTCAGGAGGAAGCACGCCTGCACCGCGTAGTTGCCCACCCCGTGCCTGGACAGGTCCACGATGTTCTCCGCCACGCGCTCCACGATGCGCACCTTGAGCTCCTCGCTGCCGAACCTCAGGGCGTACTGCAGGAAGTTGATGCTGCGGCACGAAGAGGTTTGATTTTGTCAGTTGCgacggcaaaaaaaaaactctcgaGCTGATGAGAGGGATCGTCGTCGCACAAGACGACAGGCATCGTTCGTATGCCGAGCTCGTACCCGCATTGATCCGTGGCGATTGCGATGGCGCGCCTCGAGATGTTCTCCTCCAGAGCCTGGAGCTCGCCGTCTCTTGCGTTCGACAAGCACACACTCAGGCAGTTGCACCCGATCGGAGACGACAGCATCTCGTCAATGGAAGCGACGGCGAGCCGGATGATAATCTAAGATCGAGAGAGAAAAGAGCTCAGCTCGGCCAATAGGTTTCCACAGCCGCGTCGTGTTCCCAATGGTAAGGGCACATACCTTGCAATCCTCTTGAGGCAGAAACATGAAGCAGTGGTGAAGCAGCACATCACCATTGCTCTGTCCCATCAGGCATTCATTCAAGAGCCCGGCGAGGAGGGTCTCGCGCAGTTCAGGAACCGGCGCCACCACCCTGATGAGCTCCTTCAGAGCTATCACCCTGCACCGTGCAAGCAACACAACACTCGCCGTTTAGTTCTACGGCAGCATTAATTCTAGCAGATCACGATATTTCAACAAAACTAGTATGAGCACTTTGAATCTACGTAGTGCGCATGTCTACATTGATCTACCTCTCTCGGTTTTCATCGGAATTGCTATTGAACATGTGAATCGCAAAAACGTGTACCCAAAACTTGCGCAGCGAACGTTCCTCGTCAGAAAGATGGGCTCAACTTCAGATTTCGCACCAATTTGTGCAAAATTGACGGAGGAGTTGATCGGCGAACGTACCCGGGGTTCTGCTGGACGACGCGCATCAGAAAGCCCTTGCGGTTGCACGCGGCCTGGACGATGCCCtcgagctcgtcgaagcgcccCTCGCAGGCGCGCAGCAACTCGAGGAACACAGCGTGCCCCTCGCGGCTCCCCATGACCGTGTGCACGAAGGGCTTGACCTTGGCGAGCACGCACCGCCGCATCGTCTCGTCGCGCTCCTCAAGCAGGCGGACCACGTGCGGCGAGAGCTCCGGGGACATCAGAAGAGCCGCATCCGCATCCAACGTGCCTGGGCGAAGCAGGCGATCCCGGACATGCTCCCGCGTCCATCGGAGGAGAGCCGCGTCAGCGCGCAGCGCTCCGAGAAGGGCGGATGGGTGGTACGCGGTGAGGCTGCCGTTTTCATTCTGGCTGGTGCTGGGGATCGGCGTCGACGGCCACTGCGCTACCGAGAGGTGGGGCATGGAGGTGGGGTGGAACTCTTTGGCGCTGGCGCTCAGCTTGCTCCGCTTCGGCGCCACCGATGGGGTGGGCGCGGCCGGGGCCTTCGAGATCAGCCAGTCGCTCGAGTTGCTTCGGATGCGGTCGGCTGGGGAGAGCTCGGCGCCGCCGTAGGAGCTCCGCGCCTCCggttgtggctggtgctggtccGGCAGCAGCCGCATGCCGGGCGTCGGCGCGATCTCTCTCGGCGAGGACTGGGgcacgtgcggcggcggccgctcgaCGGGCGCCGCGGTCGGCGCGAGCACCTGCTGCGGGTCGAGCAGCAGCGACGAGGCCGCCGCAGGATGGCGCGGCTGCAGTCGCGGCGAGGAGGGATCGCTGAGCCGCATCGCGTGGAGGCCGCCTtcgaggtcggcggcggtgggctTGGACGAGGCGGCGTCACCCTGCTTGCGGTTCGGCTCCATGGCGACCGAATCGCGCTGGATTGCGTTGCGGATTTCAAAATGAGGCGTGTGAAATGACGGCGCGCTATATAGAGCGGCCGCTCCAGACGCCTGCGGTTAAGCCAGGAGCCCGAATCCAGAAGCGGCGGGCCCACAAAGCTGCCCGTGGGATCAGGAGTTCAGAGGCCACAAGGGCTGATGCCTTAAGGCCTGATGAAGGGGAAATTATCAGAGTAGCTTTTCAAAAAACAAATGATCAGAGTGAAATCAGCTTCATTACTATTCACCGGATCACCAATAAGTCACCAAACGTTAGCACTGCTAACAAGTTACCAGAATCCTTTTACGAGAATTCAGAATCAGTAATTTTCCACAAATCACAGCATCTGCAATCATCTCCCTAGCTAATCGGCAGCGAGCTCAAGCTGCCCGATATCTTTATGGTTGTGCGCTTCTTCAATTTTCGGTGGTAAGAACATTCCGATGATaaactttcaaaaaaaacattCCGATGATCGTCAGCCGTCTTTCACCATTCTAGCTCTCTCCAGGATGTACTTCCCTTCCTTGTATTTCTGGCTTTGGTCGTAGGCTCTCTCCTGCACACCACCCATGAATTAGGATACATAATAAGAAGAATATGGTAGTAATATGCCAGCAATTGGCCACCAAAAACCTGACTAGCATTTGAGGAATGGAATGGTATCCTGTCTATGAAATGTAATGTGTTTTTTTAGACATTAGAAGCAAGGGTGTTACACTGCTACATGATAAAGAAACTCTATcaatcttttcaaaaaataatGAAATCCTATCCACTAACAGAGTAACAGTTAATATGATCCACTAACAGAGTAACAGTTAATATGATTGGGGTAAAGGAGTTCCTCTGACTTGTGAGTATAGCAGCAGAATGGGACCTGAAGTTGGGTTGAACAGACAAAACTAACAGTCAACAGCACCAATGAGAAGTATGCAGAGATCGTGAGAAATAAAAAGATACATTTGCAAATTATATTGTCAAGTTGAGTAAatcctttgacttctttgctgaaATATCAAAGTTAACTTCCAAGAACAGGGGTGCCGGGAAGGGGGGACATCTCCAGAAAACTAGATTTTAAACCATCTTGCAATCCAATAATTAAGCCCAAAGAGTGAAACAGAGAGTTCACTTCAGTGTTAGCTAATACTTCCAAGAAAATCAGTTTATGCGTTAGTAATTTGTTGACAAACTGAATGAAGTGTTAATCTTCTTTCCCCATATACTCATGGTTGCTCAATGTGGATATGTTTCATGAAGGAATTATATGTATGTCTTCTTCAgcattctttctttttttcagaAAATTGTCACAGAATAATTCTGCggttaatttttttcaaaatagttTTCCTATTGTGTCTAGTGCCGAGCATGAACCAAAGAATGAGGTTATCATTGTTGCAAGATAAACCAAATTATGTTTGTACTTACATATCTCCAGCCAAGAATCTGTTGGCAGCAGCTACAGTAGATGTCATTCACTGTGTGGAGGCCAGTTGCAAGATTTCGATCCTCATTCGGTCCTAGGCATATGTTCACACTGAAATATTGCCAAAAAATATGGATTTTAATGATCATATctgaacatgcatgcatggataaGGGAAGAAAGCTAAAGATACAGATAGGATTTTGACCTGTGCTGCTCTGATTACAAGCTATTCACTATCTGACAGAGTGGCAGTGAGTTTATCAAATGGAATGGAGAGTGGTTTTGTGGCAAGTACAATAACAATGACAAAACAGGGGAACTACGTTACGCTCATGATAATGGCTTCATTTTAAGGCAGACCCCACAAAGTGCAGCTATAACTATCAGTCCATAGCCAAACATGTAATTAGCCTTTGTCATCCTTGAAATACACCTaggacttttctttttcaactgCCATACCGATGTGATCCCCACCCCTACCAACAGTATTCAACATCACACTACGTTAAGTTGTGAAGCAAGTTACAGGAGTACATACAGTCTGATGACTGGTCAAGCGTGCATATTTGTCGGGACTCGGGACCTCAAAGATCACAGAGAAGTACACGTAACAAGGAATGGATTAAGCCATTGTCAACTCTGAAAAAGGCTCCAACATGGTAGCCAAACTTCGAACTTATTTACAGGCGTATCATAGGCATGCTATAGTTCGACGAGGAAGCCAAAATTCGTTCGTGGTATTCGCAGCAGCATTTCTAGCATTGGAGAACCTGTGATGACCATGGCTTCCAATGTAACATGAACAGAGTTCTATAATCTCGCTTCAATTCTGACATAGATTAATCTGAAACCGGCACATTCTATTTGCAGTACAGCTGCACTACCAGCCGAATTCCAACAGGCCAGCGGCCACCGTTGCCGCGAGAGCTAGCAAAGCTAAATGGGAGGCGGCAGAGAACATACACGTGGTCGAAGAGGTAGGCGCGGCCGGTGCGGCCGTAGAAGTCCCTGGAGATGATGGCGTCCTTGGAGGCGGCGTCCACGCGGCAGCGCCGGCACCTGAacacgccctccccctcgagccgCTCCACGAACAGCAGTCCCATCCCAGAAATGCACCACCGCCACCCGCTGCCTGGTCAATCGACGGAAAGATCAGGCGTCGgagccgagctccgccggcaTCCTCTCTCACCCTCAGCAATCAAgaaccgaggaggaggagaaattCACAGCAGCAACCAGCAAGACTACAGGAAGGGCGAagggaagcagaggaggaaaGGCACCGGTCCCAGCGGCTCTCGGCTCCCAAGAAACGAAAGGATGATGAGGAACCTTTACTTTCCTTGAAGAGATGGCTACCGAGGAGAGATGCGACGATGGATGATGGATTGGGTGGGGGAGGGAaaggaggggaaaagggagacGAGAATGGGTGTGGGTGGCAGCGACTCCAACCCTGCAACAGCTAGCACCTAGCAGTAGCTCAGCGCCGCAGCGAAAGCATGAGTGCGACGCGCGGAACCGTGGTGCGGCGCGTCCAGCGTGGGCGATGGTCTGATGGGCTATGACTTGGCGCCACGATTCTCTTCATCAATCTGTTCAGtggttttatttcaaaaaaaaatctgttcAGTGGTTCCAGTTGATGGTTCATTATATGTAGCAAGCGAATTtgttcagagtttcagacacAAGATGAGGCCCTCGTCACCAAACAGCCGCTTCGCTGTTGGGATTGTGCTGTTTTGCCAAGCAAATCTGAAACCCTGATGATGGAGTAACCCGACTGAAAGCAAAATATCACAAGACACGAATACCAAGGTTGAGCCACTACACACTACAGGCATCCAGACTCCAGAGGCAGCATACCATTCAACTGAGATCGGCGATGAAAACAGGATCAGCATCAGCATGCTTCTTTGGAGCACAGAGTGGTTCGGTCACGCATCGCCATCCAATCAGGTGAACGTCACAAGGCATTCACACTCGCACTCCTTGCCCCTGCCTACCATCTTGGCCCAGCATTTCTGTGCCGTACCAATGGAGAGCAAGACTTAACGCCCAACAGAACTGTGATCACCACAAACCAGGCATAGTATCCAAGTAAATCACCCATACTGTATGGAAGTAGTACAATACACGAGCTGCAGCAGGTTATACATACAGACTAATGGCACTTCTTGTGCCTACTACCGAAAACCCGGCATAAGTTTAGACTCGTATAGCATTGTACAAGTCAACCTAAATGCAACATGCACGGTTCCAGCAATCCAGATTCGGAAGCTGATACTAGATTTCTACCAACATGCAATATTAATACCAGTAGAAGGTGGGGCAACCACTGTTTGCTTGCTCCTAGATGAGGATGGAAGCGAGAGTCATGATGAGTATACCAGCCACAACCATTGAGTCCAAAAGATGGTGAGCATGGGACTGTTTGAAAGCTGGGCAACAACAGTAAGCAAGGAAGCAACCAAGTTGTTTTTGATTTTGAAGTCTGCATTGAGAACTCTAGGTTCCACCTTGGATTCATGTGCTGAACACAAAGCCATGAAAGAACCTGTACGAAACAAAATACAAACTAAGTAATTGTGTTGTTGAAAGGAATGTACCTATGAATGGCATGAGCGTGTGTTCAACCCATAGACAAACTTATTTCCCTCAATAGACGTTATTTAATCCTGAAGCAACACAGCACAAAATGCATTAAGCTACGTTGCATGGTAGAAGCATGATATTCCATTATCCCAAAAGCTTAGTAGATTTGGCAAGAACAATGCCGCTTGCTATCCCATTTTATATGTCCAGGGACTTCAGGTAGAACACTTGCATTGGGCTATAAGTCCCAGTATAATCTTCTGGGAAAAACTATAATGGGTCATATCATTCATTTGTTTCCTTATCTAACTACTAACTATGCAACTATATAGCCAACCGAAAGGACTGATGATTCCAAGCTTGGAAAGTAGTAAATCACTGGGTCAGGTATTACTAACTAATTTCCTCACCTAATGGAAGATTATGCGGTCAAAAGGCTGATGTGGTTCCAAGCTTGGAAACTAAAAAGTTGCCAGAGATGCATAAGTCTGGGATAAGTAACGTGAGGTGCCAGCAACATACCTAAACAAAGCTTCTTCCAAAATTGGAAATGTCAGCACCAGGCAGAAGATACAACCAGCTTTCTGTTCTTCCAGCCAAGATAAAGGACACCATCCTTCTCCTCAAGCCTGTAATAGCTGTGGTAACTATCCAGCAGTGTTTTGATGGTACTGTTCACCACTGGACTTAATGGGTATGGTCTAAATCCAGCCATGGCAAGCCTTGCCCTCCATTTTCCAAAAGGTTCATGCCTCTCTATTCTTTCTGCACCTTCGCAAGCAATTAAATTGACAATATCTCTTGCAACACAGTGCTGCTCAGCGCTAATGCGCTTCTTATCATCTCTGGGGCGAGCAACATCTATCGCCTCAAACATCGCTGTGTAATAATCAAGAGTCTCCAGATATCTAAGAAAGAAAGGTGCCGTGTTCGTATTTGCCTCCTGCTCTACAAGAGTCACCACCCTTGGAGAGAGGCTCTTGACCATTCTTAATATCCTATCACGATGGTTTTCTACGCCCACGCTCTCATCAGGAGTATGATGCAGCTGATAAGCAAAATTGACAACAATGGCCTCCCCATGTCTTATACAAAGATGTTCATACATAACTTCATGAC from Panicum virgatum strain AP13 chromosome 9K, P.virgatum_v5, whole genome shotgun sequence encodes:
- the LOC120647011 gene encoding putative yippee-like protein Os10g0369500, with amino-acid sequence MGLLFVERLEGEGVFRCRRCRVDAASKDAIISRDFYGRTGRAYLFDHVVNICLGPNEDRNLATGLHTVNDIYCSCCQQILGWRYERAYDQSQKYKEGKYILERARMVKDG
- the LOC120648234 gene encoding uncharacterized protein LOC120648234 yields the protein MEPNRKQGDAASSKPTAADLEGGLHAMRLSDPSSPRLQPRHPAAASSLLLDPQQVLAPTAAPVERPPPHVPQSSPREIAPTPGMRLLPDQHQPQPEARSSYGGAELSPADRIRSNSSDWLISKAPAAPTPSVAPKRSKLSASAKEFHPTSMPHLSVAQWPSTPIPSTSQNENGSLTAYHPSALLGALRADAALLRWTREHVRDRLLRPGTLDADAALLMSPELSPHVVRLLEERDETMRRCVLAKVKPFVHTVMGSREGHAVFLELLRACEGRFDELEGIVQAACNRKGFLMRVVQQNPGVIALKELIRVVAPVPELRETLLAGLLNECLMGQSNGDVLLHHCFMFLPQEDCKIIIRLAVASIDEMLSSPIGCNCLSVCLSNARDGELQALEENISRRAIAIATDQCGINFLQYALRFGSEELKVRIVERVAENIVDLSRHGVGNYAVQACFLLTESDEAMRLVLSAFLLLRPGELEALVRDPHAPFVLAKLLDKGKRYSPLLAGDLAKRIDALPAAVRQEEHATRVLMWVIDRLFHN